The Xylocopa sonorina isolate GNS202 chromosome 10, iyXylSono1_principal, whole genome shotgun sequence genome contains the following window.
GCCAATTTCTTTCCTATTCACCAACTAATTACGAGACACTCTGTCTATCACGTATTTTGCTGGAAATATACTTGTATTGTACGCTGACATATTTTATCGAATAATAAACGCTGAAATGAACCACTTTATTTTTTAATACATCGATGAAGATGTTCGTAGATTCATGACAATGACGATCAAAGAATGTTCTCTTGAGGACTTTAGAAGATTGCTGTTGCCAAGCTTAGAAGTTTAGAATTTGAAAGTTGAAGGAAGTGATAAAGTGCGTACAAATTATTCAAAGGTATTCGCGTGGGTTCGTTACTGTTGGCGATTGTATTTTAATTGGATTTTAGCAGGGAAATCGAAATGTTTTCATTTAATTCCTGTTTAAATTACCTGCAATTGAAATCTATTTTCTATCATGTGCTAAAAATGTTTGTCCCTCTTGcgaatatcgtatcgcattgtcgttaataatttttttaatcgcGATGGAGAATCGTGACGGAAAGGTGTGTTAAAAGACGAAGGCAAAGACACATTCGATTCTAGGAAAAAGAACATCGACTCGAGCTCGATATTTCGTAACTGTTTCCCCCCGTTAACTATCGCCTTTGGGATTTTCGTCACGTTCAGCCTCGTGACATAACGTGGCCGAACTTGGTAGCGAAAAAGTATCGTCGACGAAATCTGTACGCGTCTAAAAGTCCCTCGATCGTCTATAAACCACGAGCCTCTCGCCAAGACCACCGAAATAATTCGACAATCAAAAGAAATCATCGCGTTCCGTTGTTCAAACGGAATCTACATATATAGACACGTCGAAAGTGCATGTTCGAGGTAAGAGAATTCCTGAGAGCATAAGGTCAACGCGTTCAGGTAGCTACGGCCTATTAAAACCATTCTCATGGTCAATTTGTAGGCCAATAATTTGGTGTTCCCCTTCCAACAGAATGCCCACTGATCCCAAAAGAAATCGCTGGggtttaaatattttaattaacctGAATTCCGTTCAATCCTGCACAGCGACGATGGAGTCTCTCAATAGTACGTAAATGGTATCAAAGAGTAATTACGCCAAAATTCCTTTTATGTTCCTTGGAATTTCGTAGATCAACAGTTCCCCAGCAATTATACCGAATTATTAAACCATCGAATGGTCGTTTTCCAAAATACAATTATGCAATCAACAGTTCCAACATTAACACAATAGAAACACAGCAGTTCCCAAAAAAACAATCGTTCCTTTTCGATCGCAGGTGTGCGTGAAGTTCCTCGAGATCTCCGACAACTGGAGCGGGGTGATCCGTTTCGGATTCACCAGCAATGACCCCATCAACCTGCGAAATGGACTGCCAAGGTACGCCTGCCCAGACCTGACGAACAAACCCGGTTACTGGGCGAAGGCCATGGCCGAGCGGTTCGCCGAAAGGGACACGGTCCTCTTCTACTACGTCACGTCCGCCGGGGACGTGCACTTCGGCGTGAACGGCGAGGAGAAGGGCGTGTTCTTCAGCGGCGTGGAGACGCGGGGCCCGTTGTGGGCTATCATCGACGTGTACGGGAACAGCACGGCGATCGAGTTCGTCGATCCCAACAGGCAACACTTCAACAACATCAGGCGAGGCGCCGAGCATAGCAACGAGGACAACGCGCAGCACAGCAGGCACTCTGCCATGGACGACGCGAGCAACGCGAGCAGGGACGTCGAGAGGATCATCGTACCGACCATGCAGACCATGCAGATCCATCACGAGCCCGACGTCGAGCTGCCCGGACTCAGGTTTCAGCCAGCCGGTGTCATCTTCACGCCGTTACCCTTCCACTCGTGAGTATCCTTTGGGGAGACCCTTTGTTTCGTTAATCCCTCGAACCCTTTTGCAATCTATCGTTGCGAATTCGAACCTTCGAAGGTACCAGGCAACGTGACAATCTCGATTTTAAGTATACGCGATGGAATGGATGATATTTACTCGTGTAATGACTCTAATGGTTTTTTCGTTTCTCGATGTTCCAGGACCCGAGGCAGGAACATTCGCTTCAGCAATCAACAGTGCGTGGCGACGCGGACAGACACGGAATTCTGTCACGGCTACGCGTTCACGAGTCGACCATTGGTGTTAGGAGAACGGCTGGTAGTGCAGATCCTAGCCACAGAGCCGATGTACGTGGGCGCCCTTGCCCTGGGCCTCACCTCCTGCGATCCGGATAGAATCGCCGCGGAGGACCTGCCAGACGACAGCGACCTCCTCCTCGATCGACCAGAGTATTGGGTAGTCTCGAAGGACGTGGCGTCAAGTCCTGAACCCGGTGACGAGATCGCCTTCACGGTGACCCACTTCGGGGAGGTTCAAATGAGCAAGAACGGCGGGCCAGCCAACGTGGTGATGCACGTGGACCAAAGCCTTCAGCTGTGGGCGTTCTTCGACGTATACGGCAGCACGCAACGAGTCAGGATGCTGGCAGAGAGGCCCACGTCGCCGCCGCGACAACGCCAAAGCAATCCCTCGCCCGCGGCGATgttgcaacagcaacagcagcagcaacaacagcagcactGCAATCACAGTAACGCAGCCACGGAACTGTCCAGATTCTCCGAGATGGTTCAATTCAAGCCAGCCATAGGCGGTGGAACCGTGCTGGTTGTCAACCTTCCGCCTCAGACAGGCTACGTAGCACCGTCCTCGTCGACTCCGCAACCCACATACGCGTCCGCCGGCCACAGGAATCAACACGTCCATCTACCGCAGGCTGCATCAGCAGCGACGACATCGACGGCGTCCACGTCGAACCCAGGATCCTCCAGACAGTCCTCGCCACCTCTGACAGGCACCATGGCCAGTACAGGATCGTCCACTTACGTGGAGCCGGTGAATTATCAAAGCCTCGACGGCACTCTCACCTCTCAGGCATCTTCCCACCTGCAGCAGTGGAGCGAAGGGCTTCAACCCACACCTGGACAGCCGAACGAGTGCTCGGTTTGCTACGAGAGAAGCATCGACAGCGTGTTGTACATGTGCGGCCATATGTGCATGTGCTATCCATGCGCCATCCAACAGTGGTGCGGCAAAGGCGGCGGCCATTGTCCGCTCTGTCGAGCGACGATCAGGGACGTGATCCGTATCTACAGATCCTGAACAGCGGCGCAACTGCACCGCGTAAGGAACGGTTCCAGGCGTTGATTCGTCTCCTCGTAACAGGCGAACGCCCGTCTCCGTCTACTGGTGGGGTCTCTCTCGGTGTTCTCGTCTCTGGACAAACTATGCTCAGGATACACGGAATCTTCGGATAGCGCACTCTTCGTAGAAGCGTCGAACGGTAGCTTCGTCGACTTCCCTGCAGATTTGGCCCTGTAGCGACGTAGTTGTTCGATTCTGATTGGGTTTCTTGGGACACTTTGGGACGCGGCTGAGGGAACGCGGAACCGATGCTCGAGACGAGGTGAGGAGAGATTAACAGAGGCGGTCATCGCCGTCGAATCGACGCGACAGCGAGAGACGGGAACACGAGAAGCATCTCCGTTGGACCATAACGAGTTACAGAGTACATCGCGACGGTTTCGCCGTCCTCGTGACGCCAGTGGGATTCGCAGAGTGTCGCTAAACTGTACGTCGGTTTCGAAACGAGTTACGAAATCTCAAGTTACGAATCTCGAGTCCTCGAGATTCGACGGTGGACGATGGGAACGCGTGTGCTCGAATGAATGTTGGAGAAGCGGATGCGTTACGAGACGAGTAGAAAGGAAAGGGAGTAAAATTGATCTTAGATATTTTCACAATCGacatcatatatatatatataaatattattgctaCCGTTACTATCATTACCACATACTGCTGCTACTATTCTTAGCCTTTAGTTTATTATTCTTATTTGTACGACTAGTAATGTTATTCATCATACTACGTGATAATAGGCGGTCGTTATGTTGTTCTTACGATGGTGATAATAGCTCTATAGGCGAGTACCATTTATTTTTTTGTCGTCGCGGACAGGCCAGACCATCGTCTCGACGCGAGCGCCATCTGGATTGCATTTTAGTCGAGATCGATCGTAGTGTgagtttatttttatttaattatcaaAGGGAGTACGCTCGTGTGATTACGTAGAGAAAGGAATCTTTGTAAGGCAAGCGCCTAGCGCGCGTGTAGGTTAGGTTTATGTCGCTTTTATAACGCCCTCTACTGGGCTCTATATGTTCTACTCGTTTTTAATTCCTCCGCCTTCTGATTTGCTCTCGCAGAACGACTTGTTGGAACGACCGCGTCGTAACCGTGTCCTCGAGCTTCCTCGTTTGTTACTTTCGACAATAATATGCTTGAATATATGTGTGCACGAATCGAAGTCACAAGCGGTTCGAGCGACCATTAAACCAGCCGTCGTGTGTATGTAGAAACACGATCGCCAGGTACATATTACGTCGTATGTATTACCAAAGAAACAACGCGACACGTATGATTCCTCATCGCTCTTGCGTACGTTTCGAACGAGCTCGCACGCACTCCTCCACGCAGCCAGCCTTAAAAGGACGATGATTTTTTTATACGTTTTAGAACTTAACGTTACCGTTTTCTACCAAGTTCGCGCGAACCCCACCCCTAAATGCTACACGGAGAAAAAGAAACGTAGGCTCCATCCTGTTCAGATGCAGTCCGCAGATCGTAGCCATTGAAATGCGGTTCGCTTAAAGAGATCACTGTGTTAGTGGTCGACTCTGATTAACGCTGGTACCGAGAAAGACACACGGGTCCCGCACATTCTGAAGCTTGGCACGCTAAAACCCAAGCGGCAACGAATGCCTGGAATCATCCATATAGTTTCATTGATCGTGGAAACGGCTCAGCGAGACGCTAAACATATCTTTAACCGCAGACCTCCGCGCTGTATTCCTATCTTTATCTACGACAAAAGTACAAGCGAAGTTACTATACACTAGATTGCGTAGCGTTCTAAGGGACAATGTTTAGAGGCTTTTATCAGTGTTGAAGACTAAAAGGGGATTATTTGAGAAGCTCGATAGCCAAGCAGACGTTAGCGCGTAGAATTTTGAGCGAACTCGGAGCACCCTGAATCCTACGCCGGCTAAATCAACGTTCAAGTATCTTTTTAACTTCTGACCACGACTCAACTTCTCTGGGCCGTCGAGTTTCCCACTTGTTATGGACTAAAAGCGATTTATAGAACCTAGCGGCGTCTCGTCTGACCGTCCCCGTCGATGCCCAACGACTCTTCTAGGTGCGTTTTGCGATTGCAATCTGTCCAGGCGAGCAATCACTGCCTGCGCCAGTACGCGTTCCCTTGAACGCGAATAGAAAACCAAGTCTCGACCGACCCTGGAACGACAGCAGCCGATCTCGTCGCACGGTCGGTCGAGCACACGAGGATCATCTTCTCCGCGTGAGATCGCTTTATTTTCGTACAGTAGCGAGACGCGCCAAGGGCGGCGACGTTTCTCTCCTCCATCCGGCCCTCGGACGCTAAAacgacgaagaaaaaaaaagagaaagcacGCAGGTTTGGCTTAAGGAATTTCGGGACCTTCTGCGAACGTCAAGTTTGGGATTCCCCGCGTCTCGAGAACCATATTGGACCCCGTTCGCTTGTAGGAAATTCGACTAGCTTTACTGGTGGTTTTGAGTAATAAAGGAACATGACATACACTATTCGACGAAGATATTTATTTGTACAAACGAATCTGTATTAGCAACTTCACGATTCTCCCGCAACTTCTCCAGAAGAGACCAACCATCCCTCGCGGTTGTCTCTTCCTTTATAGGATAACGGGGTCCAATGGATGGCGTTTGGTACGCCAGTTGAGTTTCTGGTACCAAGCGAAACCGGAGGACGTAAGAACCGAAAAATCTCTCTGCAGTTATACAATTGTGGCCTTGAACTGGCCGTGAAAAAGGCGGAATCCTAACGATGACGAGAGACGAGCGTCCTCGAGGCCGTGCCTTATATAGACATTTTACCGACAGCCAGTATCTCGCGTCGTGTGACTCGCGTTGCTCGCTTGAGCTTCCTCCTATCGATCGACGGAGATCCACCTGGCCAGAAGTTCGTCTCCCGGTCAACTCGTCCCCGTGATCCCTGCTCCAAGCCACCGCTGACTATTTTAAAGGGCGTTTAAGCGAGGGAGAAtgaaaaagggagagaaatgGAGTAAAACATTCACGAACAATCATTCGctggagagagaaagaaagagatggAGACGGTTTGAGAAGACAGAAgagaagaggagaggagagagatCATATTGGGATTGCGGTTCCTAGCCGTTCCCGGAGATGCGAGAGCAAAGCGACATAGGgaatgagagagaaagagagagatttaGAGACGCAAAAAGATTGTGAGAAGAACATTGTCGTCGAACAACGGATGCGCAATACAGCAGTAGTGAAATCTCTAGTCCAGCGAGCGGCAGCTTTAACTCGCCTGCCAATCcaaaaaagaaatgagatgataatgatgatgatgatgatgatgatgatgatgctgATGGTATGAGTAGAGAATCGATTTAACTATTTGGAGCACAGTAATCCTAGAGAGTCGTATTCCAATCGAACGTTTCTATCGCGTGTCTTAAATGGCGTGTCTTGATTAATTCCTAATTTCCTTTGCTGTAAAAGAAAATACCGTGGTGATGGTTCACGCAGGTACCACCGCGGTGGGAAGACCACTGTGCTCCCAAAAGTTAGAAACTGAAAGTGGGCAGACATTAAAATGAAAGAAACAGTCGAGTGTGAGAGGGAAGAAGTAAGAAACAAAATAGTTATGAGTAGGATCGTATGCGTGTGTTTGTGTGGGTGAACAgaaattttataaaatacaaagtttaaaagaggagaaaaaagaaacgaaagaatTTGCTAATTATCGCGCGTGACGTATGAGAAGGTCACGCGCAACGAGgatcttttctttctctttgtTAGGGATACTCTATTTACGATAGAATTTAATAGTCGTAATCGCGTTCGACTTCGATCAGAGGTGTCTAAGGCGAAAAATTGTGCCGTTCCGCGCGTTCAATCCGCGCACTTCCTGTTACTCGCGTTCTGTACCAGAAATTTCTATGAAAGGAAAAGACGTTGGAAAAAAGAGACGAAGTTCCGCCGTTGAACGCGAACCTGCGAAAAAGAACtcctttttgttttcttttcttcaaagacaGATATTCTAGatagaaatattaatatattgatCAGTATCCTAAGGCTCGAATGCAATGCCGCTCTCGTTGATGTCACCGAGTCATTGTCGTCGTGTGAACATTTATTACCACTCGGACTGCGGATGTTTATAAAAAATGTCTAATTTTACAATCAAACCGAAGACCTCGAACGTCTGGTAGAAAGTTGTATGTTTTAGTCTCGATAAAATTATGCCA
Protein-coding sequences here:
- the Neur gene encoding E3 ubiquitin-protein ligase neur isoform X1 encodes the protein MGASCAVKGSKSHPCHCCSHLASPGASVQQQQHHHHHQQPQQQQQQQHHHHRHHHHHHETHHQHHHHHHPAGKQPTGELQPQNNNGDCNILAPLRSKMKVLKKLKRKMGLAPRSSSAGTNNLPPLTFHQVHGENIRLCNGGTIARRYESFCRGITFSARPIRVGEKVCVKFLEISDNWSGVIRFGFTSNDPINLRNGLPRYACPDLTNKPGYWAKAMAERFAERDTVLFYYVTSAGDVHFGVNGEEKGVFFSGVETRGPLWAIIDVYGNSTAIEFVDPNRQHFNNIRRGAEHSNEDNAQHSRHSAMDDASNASRDVERIIVPTMQTMQIHHEPDVELPGLRFQPAGVIFTPLPFHSTRGRNIRFSNQQCVATRTDTEFCHGYAFTSRPLVLGERLVVQILATEPMYVGALALGLTSCDPDRIAAEDLPDDSDLLLDRPEYWVVSKDVASSPEPGDEIAFTVTHFGEVQMSKNGGPANVVMHVDQSLQLWAFFDVYGSTQRVRMLAERPTSPPRQRQSNPSPAAMLQQQQQQQQQQHCNHSNAATELSRFSEMVQFKPAIGGGTVLVVNLPPQTGYVAPSSSTPQPTYASAGHRNQHVHLPQAASAATTSTASTSNPGSSRQSSPPLTGTMASTGSSTYVEPVNYQSLDGTLTSQASSHLQQWSEGLQPTPGQPNECSVCYERSIDSVLYMCGHMCMCYPCAIQQWCGKGGGHCPLCRATIRDVIRIYRS
- the Neur gene encoding E3 ubiquitin-protein ligase neur isoform X3, whose translation is MALALSSQRPRRPLTVNRATRVARLRLLGNVFAPRSSSAGTNNLPPLTFHQVHGENIRLCNGGTIARRYESFCRGITFSARPIRVGEKVCVKFLEISDNWSGVIRFGFTSNDPINLRNGLPRYACPDLTNKPGYWAKAMAERFAERDTVLFYYVTSAGDVHFGVNGEEKGVFFSGVETRGPLWAIIDVYGNSTAIEFVDPNRQHFNNIRRGAEHSNEDNAQHSRHSAMDDASNASRDVERIIVPTMQTMQIHHEPDVELPGLRFQPAGVIFTPLPFHSTRGRNIRFSNQQCVATRTDTEFCHGYAFTSRPLVLGERLVVQILATEPMYVGALALGLTSCDPDRIAAEDLPDDSDLLLDRPEYWVVSKDVASSPEPGDEIAFTVTHFGEVQMSKNGGPANVVMHVDQSLQLWAFFDVYGSTQRVRMLAERPTSPPRQRQSNPSPAAMLQQQQQQQQQQHCNHSNAATELSRFSEMVQFKPAIGGGTVLVVNLPPQTGYVAPSSSTPQPTYASAGHRNQHVHLPQAASAATTSTASTSNPGSSRQSSPPLTGTMASTGSSTYVEPVNYQSLDGTLTSQASSHLQQWSEGLQPTPGQPNECSVCYERSIDSVLYMCGHMCMCYPCAIQQWCGKGGGHCPLCRATIRDVIRIYRS
- the Neur gene encoding E3 ubiquitin-protein ligase neur isoform X2 — protein: MAEFPVTGWEYPERSLGISWQNTRIPDRRVGVMKCRSGNGRAAARAPRSSSAGTNNLPPLTFHQVHGENIRLCNGGTIARRYESFCRGITFSARPIRVGEKVCVKFLEISDNWSGVIRFGFTSNDPINLRNGLPRYACPDLTNKPGYWAKAMAERFAERDTVLFYYVTSAGDVHFGVNGEEKGVFFSGVETRGPLWAIIDVYGNSTAIEFVDPNRQHFNNIRRGAEHSNEDNAQHSRHSAMDDASNASRDVERIIVPTMQTMQIHHEPDVELPGLRFQPAGVIFTPLPFHSTRGRNIRFSNQQCVATRTDTEFCHGYAFTSRPLVLGERLVVQILATEPMYVGALALGLTSCDPDRIAAEDLPDDSDLLLDRPEYWVVSKDVASSPEPGDEIAFTVTHFGEVQMSKNGGPANVVMHVDQSLQLWAFFDVYGSTQRVRMLAERPTSPPRQRQSNPSPAAMLQQQQQQQQQQHCNHSNAATELSRFSEMVQFKPAIGGGTVLVVNLPPQTGYVAPSSSTPQPTYASAGHRNQHVHLPQAASAATTSTASTSNPGSSRQSSPPLTGTMASTGSSTYVEPVNYQSLDGTLTSQASSHLQQWSEGLQPTPGQPNECSVCYERSIDSVLYMCGHMCMCYPCAIQQWCGKGGGHCPLCRATIRDVIRIYRS
- the Neur gene encoding E3 ubiquitin-protein ligase neur isoform X5, whose product is MGQSSSNTGHSAPRSSSAGTNNLPPLTFHQVHGENIRLCNGGTIARRYESFCRGITFSARPIRVGEKVCVKFLEISDNWSGVIRFGFTSNDPINLRNGLPRYACPDLTNKPGYWAKAMAERFAERDTVLFYYVTSAGDVHFGVNGEEKGVFFSGVETRGPLWAIIDVYGNSTAIEFVDPNRQHFNNIRRGAEHSNEDNAQHSRHSAMDDASNASRDVERIIVPTMQTMQIHHEPDVELPGLRFQPAGVIFTPLPFHSTRGRNIRFSNQQCVATRTDTEFCHGYAFTSRPLVLGERLVVQILATEPMYVGALALGLTSCDPDRIAAEDLPDDSDLLLDRPEYWVVSKDVASSPEPGDEIAFTVTHFGEVQMSKNGGPANVVMHVDQSLQLWAFFDVYGSTQRVRMLAERPTSPPRQRQSNPSPAAMLQQQQQQQQQQHCNHSNAATELSRFSEMVQFKPAIGGGTVLVVNLPPQTGYVAPSSSTPQPTYASAGHRNQHVHLPQAASAATTSTASTSNPGSSRQSSPPLTGTMASTGSSTYVEPVNYQSLDGTLTSQASSHLQQWSEGLQPTPGQPNECSVCYERSIDSVLYMCGHMCMCYPCAIQQWCGKGGGHCPLCRATIRDVIRIYRS
- the Neur gene encoding E3 ubiquitin-protein ligase neur isoform X4, yielding MVAEVWLCTRDGLPGVKENNAFPTAPRSSSAGTNNLPPLTFHQVHGENIRLCNGGTIARRYESFCRGITFSARPIRVGEKVCVKFLEISDNWSGVIRFGFTSNDPINLRNGLPRYACPDLTNKPGYWAKAMAERFAERDTVLFYYVTSAGDVHFGVNGEEKGVFFSGVETRGPLWAIIDVYGNSTAIEFVDPNRQHFNNIRRGAEHSNEDNAQHSRHSAMDDASNASRDVERIIVPTMQTMQIHHEPDVELPGLRFQPAGVIFTPLPFHSTRGRNIRFSNQQCVATRTDTEFCHGYAFTSRPLVLGERLVVQILATEPMYVGALALGLTSCDPDRIAAEDLPDDSDLLLDRPEYWVVSKDVASSPEPGDEIAFTVTHFGEVQMSKNGGPANVVMHVDQSLQLWAFFDVYGSTQRVRMLAERPTSPPRQRQSNPSPAAMLQQQQQQQQQQHCNHSNAATELSRFSEMVQFKPAIGGGTVLVVNLPPQTGYVAPSSSTPQPTYASAGHRNQHVHLPQAASAATTSTASTSNPGSSRQSSPPLTGTMASTGSSTYVEPVNYQSLDGTLTSQASSHLQQWSEGLQPTPGQPNECSVCYERSIDSVLYMCGHMCMCYPCAIQQWCGKGGGHCPLCRATIRDVIRIYRS